A window from Macadamia integrifolia cultivar HAES 741 unplaced genomic scaffold, SCU_Mint_v3 scaffold2413, whole genome shotgun sequence encodes these proteins:
- the LOC122066479 gene encoding cytochrome P450 CYP82H23-like, giving the protein MEDLLIPIVVLIFLYHLWRGTRSLITHHKPQAPQPFGALPIIGHLHLLRGQVPLARTLGAIADKYGPAVTLRLGVHKALLISGRELIKECFTTQDKVLATRPAVAAGKYLGYNYAVFGFAPQGPYWREIKKISSLELLSKTRLDMLKHVRTKEVDTCIKELYSHWFKNNKGAGPVIVEMNKWFRSLTFNIITKLISGKRYFGTVDAAGADDEGRRFERGLEELARLTVIFVVSDALPYLEWMDLQGHLRAMKCVAKEMDCLIGNWLEDHKKKKVAGGDHEQDFIDVMLSTFPVDKLIYGYDRDTVIKATVLVGSSDSEMEYLVAVRLRHGGGGLSEPVRDPVVIG; this is encoded by the exons ATGGAAGATCTTCTTATACCCATTGTTGTCCTCATCTTCCTCTACCATCTATGGAGAGGAACAAGGTCCTTGATCACCCACCACAAACCCCAAGCCCCTCAACCATTTGGTGCCTTACCCATAATTGGCCACCTCCATCTACTAAGGGGTCAAGTTCCCTTAGCCCGAACACTCGGCGCCATCGCCGACAAGTATGGCCCGGCGGTGACACTTCGTCTCGGCGTTCATAAAGCCCTCCTCATCAGTGGACGTGAGTTAATCAAAGAGTGTTTCACCACTCAAGACAAGGTCTTAGCTACAAGACCAGCAGTGGCTGCTGGGAAGTACCTGGGCTACAACTATGCCGTCTTTGGGTTTGCTCCCCAAGGACCTTACTGGCGTGAGATTAAGAAGATAAGCTCTCTTGAGCTTCTCTCCAAAACAAGGCTTGACATGCTGAAGCACGTAAGAACCAAAGAAGTAGACACATGCATCAAAGAGTTGTATTCTCATTGGTTCAAGAATAACAAAGGTGCAGGTCCAGTGATTGTTGAGATGAATAAATGGTTTCGTAGCCTTACTTTTAATATCATCACTAAGCTTATTTCTGGGAAACGCTATTTCGGTACTGTTGATGCTGCTGGAGCTGATGATGAGGGTAGAAGATTCGAGAGAGGTCTAGAAGAACTGGCACGGTTAACCGTGATCTTTGTTGTATCAGATGCACTGCCATATCTAGAATGGATGGACTTGCAGGGACACCTGAGAGCCATGAAATGTGTTGCTAAGGAAATGGATTGTTTAATTGGGAATTGGTTGGAAGatcacaagaagaagaaagtagcaGGAGGTGATCATGAACAGGACTTCATCGACGTGATGCTGTCAACATTTCCAGTGGACAAGTTGATATATGGTTATGATCGTGATACTGTCATCAAGGCAACAGTACTG GTTGGTTCAAGTGATTCAGAGATGGAATATTTGGTGGCAGTGAGGTTAAGGCATGGTGGTGGAGGTTTAAGTGAGCCAGTGCGGGATCCTGTGGTCATTGGATGA